TCCGCAGCACCTACGACGAATACCGGGAAGTGGATCCGTGTAACCTGCAACTGATCTACCAGGGCTACAAGCCGCCGTTCTCCGGCGACTACGGCAAGATCCCCTACCAGTTGGGCCTGCTCACCCTCGTGAAGTAACGGTTCATCCAGCGAGGATGCCGCGACGAGGGCCATCGGGGCATTCCCGGTGGCCCTTTTGCTTTTACCGAACCCGGATCGGACTGGCTTCCGGTGGAAGGCAGTCCCACAGATTCCCTGCGATCAATGCGGCCTTCCGTAGGAAGGCGGCATCTTCCCGTAGAAGGAAAACGGAATCGCGCCGCGATAGGAAACAAATCCCGAAGTCTTGTCGCGGTACAGCGGCATCCGATCGAGCTCGGAGGCCCATTCGCCCAAGGCGATCGCACCCGTTCGACCGTCCGGAACCGACACCTCGATGCGACCCAATTGGTCTGCCCGGACCACCGCGAAGGTGTACCGCGGGGACCTGGACATGCGGTAGATCATGGCCGGGTCGGACAATTCCTGCTTGGCTTCCCCGACTTGGTAATGGAACTTCGCCCCGGTCAGGTCATTGGGAACCACCAGATACAACAACGACATTCCGGCGAGTTTGTCCTGCTTCAGCGCCCGTCGCAATTCCTTGTCTCCGGAATGCCCGTCGGAAAGCAGATGGTTCCGATCGGCCACCTTCAAGACCAGGATCGTATCGGTCCCGACCGCGAACCAGAGCCGGCCCTCGATGGTCCCGGAGGCGGCGTTGTCCCGGGGCGCAACGGATGCAGGAGGGGGAGATGCGACCGTGGCGAGGGCGGGATCCACCTTGGTGTCGGCCACGACCGGCGTGTCCGTTTTTTGTTCACAGCTCATGAGCCCTCCAAGCATGATCCATCGCAACGCACGCATCAGATCCAGCCTCGCCCCACCAGATCCACCACGTGGTGGACTCCGGGAGAGAGGTTGCGGGCGGAAATCCCTTCCAGGATGCGCGCAAGCCCGGGAGCGTAGGGAGCCTCCCCCAGCACGGTGGTCTCCAGCAACACACGCGCGTTGCCGTCTTGGATGCAGATCCGGTGAAAGGCGTGGCGCGACAGATGCTCTCGGGGAATTCCCAATTCGCCCTCCTGGACCACCGGGTCGCGCACGGACCGAACGTCGGCGCGATCCAACCCCAAGGCGTCGGCCATCTCGAAGGCGGTGCCCGGTGCCGAGGACTTGGATGCTTGGTGCGATTCCACCAGGGAGATGTCGCAGTCCTGGAAGGCGATGCCGTGCGACGAAAGCATGGCCATCACCTTGAGGACCAGCAGATTGACATTGGGGCAGACCACCACGGGGATCGTCCAATCGCGATCGATCAGCGGATTTCCCGTGGCGAGCTCCACCAGAAGCGAGCCTGCGGCTTCGCAGGTGGCGACGACATCCGTCCATTCCCTGCCCGATCCGGCGTGGACCACGATCGATGCGGGATCGGCGAGATTGTCGCGTCGGCTCCACGGCCGAACGCTGGCGATGGTGGGGCCGGAGAGGTCTTGGAGGAGCTCCTTGGCGAGCTTTCCGGATCCGACGACCAGCACTTTTGTTGCGACCATGGCGGACATGGCACTCAATGTAACCGCCGAGCGACTTCCGCCTTTGGTCTGGCGCCGCGTGCGGCTATTTCTTCTCGTAGAAGGTGAGCGAGACGGAGCTTCCCGAGACGCTGGGCGATGAACTCAGGTACTTGTTCTCGTTGAGGTAGTTGTAGGGTCCTGCCACCCGGGCCTCGAACACCGGGATGAGCCCGTTGGCTCCGCAGTTTCGGATGATGATGTATTCGCCGTCGTTGGGAGCCAGGGTGTAGCGGGCGTCCAAGCCGCCGAGCTGGTAATCGGCGCCGCCGTTGAGGACCTTGCCCACGATCTTGCCGGTGGTGGTGCCGCCGGTGATGGGGATGATGTTGCGGCTGCCCCGCTTGCTGGCCCCGATGGAGACCGAGGATCCCAGCGTGACATTTTCCGTGAACACCGTGGCGCCTTGGCTGCCGGTCAGCGTCACGCACTCCCAGGTTTGGTTCACCACGCCGGCGGGGTCCTGGATCTGGATCCTTTTGGCGGGGGCGGTGACGGAGGAGATGTCGTAGACCTCCATCTTGATGGTCTTGGCGACGGTATCCACCACGCGGGTGGCGGCGAACTTCCCGGTGTGCAGCCATGTGTAGGAGCTGGAATTGGGCGCCTCGAAATCGAGGACAATCCGGGCGTTCTTTGAGCCCGCCGGAGCCACGCCGGCGTTGCGCATCAGGATCGGGGTGCTGCCGGCCTTTAGGATGAGGATCTGTTCGATTTCGACCGACCCGTTGGAAAGGGTGAGATCGTAATCCAATCCACCGCCGGTCACGGTGGCGGTGATCTTGTCTCCCGTCACGGTCCCGCCCTTGATGTCGTACTGGATGCGGTTGCCGAACTTGGTGAGGCCCACCTTTCGGATGGCCTCGATCTGGAGCGTGATGGTGAACGCCAGCTTGCCCAGAGCCGGAGGCGGAATGCCCGCGGCCATGAAACAGGGCCAGGACGGATCGGGAACGATGGTCGCGTCGTCGATGCTCTGCGAGGCCGAGTCTTCCAGCGCGATCTGCAAGCCAGTTTGCTGGTAGTCGGCCAGGGCGAGTTTCCCGGAACGAAATCCATTTTTTGTCACCACGAGGGTATCCACCGCGCCGGCGGCGGAACGCCCCGCCATCTTGGCCATTTCCGACCTCACCGGATTCGATGAACCTTGCGGGAGCATGGAACCCAGGAAGCGGATCGAACGCTGCCCTTCGGGCGAATCGAACACGCAGACATACACTCCCGGCAACAGCGAAGGCAGGGGGACAGACCAGCTCCCGACGGGAAGCGTACCGGAAAAAACCAACGCTCGTTGGATGCCGGAAAGATCCAGGATCCGGATGGAGACAGGTCCGGAAAGTTCCTGCTGGTAGGCGATGCTTCGCTGATCGGCATTCAAGGAAAGGCCGGAGGACGACTCACGCAGACGACCCACCGATGCGGCGGAGAGAGCGAATTTGCCGTCCGCGTCCGTGACCGTGTTGAGCGAAAGAGCCTGGAGCTTGACCGTCGCGCCCGCGACAGGAGCTGACGCAACCGAACTCTTGACCGTTCCGGAAACATTGACCTGCGCCTGGGCGAAGGTCCAGCCGAACACGATTGGCAAAAGGCTTTTCAAAACCATCTCGTTTACCCCAACGGAAAGATTCTATCCGAGGTAAGCTAGGGCCGGGCTTTCCAGGCCAACGGCCGAAACACGACCCAGTCGTTGGTGGTTTGGTTACGGAGCCGTTTTCGATTTTCCGATGCCGACACCCAAGGAAGGGTTTCCGGCACGGCCACGAGTCTTCGGGTGGCCCTGCCTCAACCCATCGACTTCCGTCTCCGTCAGGTGGCGCACGCATCCCTTGCCGAGGCCGCCGAGGACCACCGGCCCGATACGGATCCGGATCAATTGCAGGACACCCAGCCCGAAGACCTTGAGCATCCGGCGGATCTCGCGATTCTTTCCTTCCTCCAGCACGATCTCGAGCCAACTGGTCTTCCCGACCTCCCGCAGAAGCTTGACAGATATTGCCTGGAGGCGTTGGCCCTCGTCGATCACGCCATCGGTCATCCGATCGATCATGGCTGGCTGGAGGGTGCCATCGACCTGGACCTGGTAGGTCTTGCGGACGCCCCGCGCCGGATCCAGGATGGCGCTGGCCCAATGCGTGTCGTTGGTGAACAGAAGGAGCCCTTCGCTGGCCATGTCCAAACGCCCCACCGGCCCCACATGCGGGATGCCCAGCCCTTCCAGACACTGGTAGACGGTCGGGCGCCCCTCGGGATCGTGGGCCGTGGTGACCAAGCCGCGCGGCTTGTTGCACATCAGATAGACTCGACCCAGAGCCTCCAAGGGCTTCCCGCTGACCAAAATCTGGTCGGCCGGGGAAGTCAGCCACTCGGGATCGCGCTCGATGCGGCCGTTCAGGCTCACCGCCCCTTGCGAAACCAACCGTCTGGCCACCGCCAGCGAGGCATATCCCGCTTTGTGGATCGCCTGTGCGAGACCGAAATGCTTGGAGTGGTTCAAGCCGTGAATATTACTACCGGCGACCGACTCGCTCGTTCGCCAGACCCTCAAACCGCCTGGTAAAGGCTGTCCCGCTCCACGGCCACGCGCCCCTTGGCGGAAATGATCGATTCCAGCCGGGCGGTGGTCATGGTCGGATGTTGGTCTTCGGCACCGGCCATCGAATAAATCTTGGTGGAATCGTCCACCGTGCCGTCCAAGTCGTCCACGCCCCATTCCAAGGCTTGGGCGGCGAGCTCCACGCCCAGCATCACCCAGTAGGCCTTCAGGTGCGGGATGTTGTCCAAAAACAAGCGCGAGACCGCGTAGTTGCGCAGGTCTTCTTCCGGCGACACCTCGGGCAGATGCGAAAGGGCGTTGTTTTCATTGCGGTAGCGCAGCGGAATGAAGGCCATGAAGCCGTGGGTGCGGTCCTGGAGATCGCGCAGGCGTTCCATGTGATCCACCCGGTGGCGGTGTTCTTCCACGTGGCCGTAGAGCATGGTGGCGTTGGAACGCAATCCCAGGCCGTGGGCGATCTCATGAATTTCCAGCCACTGGTGGGCGGGCGCCTTGCCCCCGGCGATCCTGCGGCGCACTTCGGGATCGAAGATTTCCGCCCCACCGCCCGGCAAACTGCCCAAGCCCGCCGCCTGCAAGCGCCGGAGCGCTTCTTCCAGGCCAAGTCCCGACTTGCGGGCGAAAAAGGAAATCTCCACCGCCGTGAAAGCCTTCACGTGCGCGGCGGGATGGATCTCATGGACTTTCCTGCACAAGGATTCGCCATAGTCCAGCCCGCGATCCGGGTGGACCCCGCCCGTGATGTGGACCTCGGTGAGGGTGCCGGGTTGCTTGGCGCGCAAGATCCGATCGAACTCTTCCAAGTCGTGGTCCCAGGCGCCATCCTCGGGGCCTTGGTCGGCGGTGCGGGCGAAGGCGCAGAAGCGGCAGGCATACACGCACTTGTTGGTGGGCTCGAAATGGATGTTGCGGTTGAAGAAGGCCCGCTCGCCATGGAGCTTGCGACGGATTCCGTCTGCGGCCTCCCGCAGCCACGCGGAGGGGGCGTTTCCGTAGAGCCAAAGGGCATGGCTGGAGGTGAGGCGATCGCCCTTGGCGAGAACGGTTTCGATTTCCTTCAAGCTGGTCATTTGTCCGGCAACATGCAAAATCATGGCCCAATCGACCCGTCGGCAACTGTCACATTTTCCCAAAGCCACCTTTGACGGCGGTTTGGGTGTATTTTTCCCCATTATGGCCTACGCATGGCAGCGCGTCCCAGCTCACAACGCCTTCGAGGCGGCCCGGAAGCAACCCATCTCCTACGATTCGTGGGTGCTCGCCCTGTTCGAGGATCCGGAGCGTCCTTCGGCGGCACAACCCAAGACCACCGCGTGGTTCGCCGATCCGGAAGAAGCCCTGTGCTTCCTGGAAGAGCGTCTCATGCCCTTGTGGTACGACGCGTCGGAGGCGGCGGGCCGCGCCGAGGTGGTGGCCCAACTGGCCAAGCTGCGGTCCGCCCGCAAGCTCAAGCTGCGCGACATCGAGGCTTGGCGCAAGGAGTTCAACGCTCTCACCCGCGCCAAGGGGCAAATCCTCTGGCTGGGCACGTTTGATGACATGCATCGCGGGGAGTCTTCCGCCGACGAACTGGCTCAGGACCTGGAGTTCTGGCTGGAAGAAAACGGGGTGGAGCCCCAGATGCTCAGCCTGGACGAGCCTCGCCACCACAAGCTGGTGGTGGATTTCCTGATCCAAATCGGGGCCTGAAGACATTCTGAAAAGGGCACTGCCCCCGCGATAGGGTGCGGGGTGGCTATTTTTCCCTTCCTTGGTTTTCTGGCGAGGTTCGTTGGAAATCCCGGGAGAGGGGAATCGGCATGGCGCGGATCGGCATCCTCGGA
This DNA window, taken from Fibrobacterota bacterium, encodes the following:
- a CDS encoding dihydrodipicolinate reductase produces the protein MVATKVLVVGSGKLAKELLQDLSGPTIASVRPWSRRDNLADPASIVVHAGSGREWTDVVATCEAAGSLLVELATGNPLIDRDWTIPVVVCPNVNLLVLKVMAMLSSHGIAFQDCDISLVESHQASKSSAPGTAFEMADALGLDRADVRSVRDPVVQEGELGIPREHLSRHAFHRICIQDGNARVLLETTVLGEAPYAPGLARILEGISARNLSPGVHHVVDLVGRGWI
- a CDS encoding DUF3237 family protein, which encodes MLPQGSSNPVRSEMAKMAGRSAAGAVDTLVVTKNGFRSGKLALADYQQTGLQIALEDSASQSIDDATIVPDPSWPCFMAAGIPPPALGKLAFTITLQIEAIRKVGLTKFGNRIQYDIKGGTVTGDKITATVTGGGLDYDLTLSNGSVEIEQILILKAGSTPILMRNAGVAPAGSKNARIVLDFEAPNSSSYTWLHTGKFAATRVVDTVAKTIKMEVYDISSVTAPAKRIQIQDPAGVVNQTWECVTLTGSQGATVFTENVTLGSSVSIGASKRGSRNIIPITGGTTTGKIVGKVLNGGADYQLGGLDARYTLAPNDGEYIIIRNCGANGLIPVFEARVAGPYNYLNENKYLSSSPSVSGSSVSLTFYEKK
- a CDS encoding rRNA pseudouridine synthase, producing the protein MHGLNHSKHFGLAQAIHKAGYASLAVARRLVSQGAVSLNGRIERDPEWLTSPADQILVSGKPLEALGRVYLMCNKPRGLVTTAHDPEGRPTVYQCLEGLGIPHVGPVGRLDMASEGLLLFTNDTHWASAILDPARGVRKTYQVQVDGTLQPAMIDRMTDGVIDEGQRLQAISVKLLREVGKTSWLEIVLEEGKNREIRRMLKVFGLGVLQLIRIRIGPVVLGGLGKGCVRHLTETEVDGLRQGHPKTRGRAGNPSLGVGIGKSKTAP
- a CDS encoding CofH family radical SAM protein, with the translated sequence MTSLKEIETVLAKGDRLTSSHALWLYGNAPSAWLREAADGIRRKLHGERAFFNRNIHFEPTNKCVYACRFCAFARTADQGPEDGAWDHDLEEFDRILRAKQPGTLTEVHITGGVHPDRGLDYGESLCRKVHEIHPAAHVKAFTAVEISFFARKSGLGLEEALRRLQAAGLGSLPGGGAEIFDPEVRRRIAGGKAPAHQWLEIHEIAHGLGLRSNATMLYGHVEEHRHRVDHMERLRDLQDRTHGFMAFIPLRYRNENNALSHLPEVSPEEDLRNYAVSRLFLDNIPHLKAYWVMLGVELAAQALEWGVDDLDGTVDDSTKIYSMAGAEDQHPTMTTARLESIISAKGRVAVERDSLYQAV